A region from the Riemerella anatipestifer genome encodes:
- a CDS encoding cation diffusion facilitator family transporter: MTPEKNKFTFQRSIAFIGVALFVGKLIAWHLTNSDAIFSDAMESIVNIISAFMGLYSLYLAAKPKDHDHPYGHGKIEFLTAGAEGMLIIFAGTLIIVQSANSLLNQNTLQKLDWGIAIVAITALINYIMGYISYQKGKRENSLVLMSSGKHLQSDTLTTLGVVLSLILVYITKVYWLDAVVALFFGGYIIVVGYKIVRKALSGIMDEKDEALLSEIVKVLQDFRRNEWIDIHNVKVQQFGAHLHIDAHITLPYYYTLREAHQEMEKAIKLLLAHTERTVEFSFHMDDCKPFSCEICQLDCPFRSAPFQKQIHWDIHTTTQVEKHQLSQK, translated from the coding sequence ATGACACCAGAGAAAAATAAATTTACCTTCCAGAGGAGTATTGCCTTTATAGGTGTGGCTTTATTCGTAGGAAAACTTATTGCGTGGCATCTTACCAACTCCGATGCCATCTTCTCTGATGCTATGGAGAGCATTGTAAACATCATTTCTGCTTTTATGGGGCTTTACTCTCTCTACCTTGCGGCAAAACCCAAAGACCACGACCACCCTTATGGGCACGGTAAGATAGAATTTCTAACCGCAGGAGCCGAAGGTATGCTCATCATCTTCGCAGGGACACTGATTATTGTACAGTCTGCCAACTCACTCCTTAATCAAAATACCCTTCAAAAGCTAGATTGGGGAATTGCCATTGTGGCTATTACCGCACTCATCAATTACATTATGGGATATATCTCTTACCAAAAAGGGAAAAGAGAAAATTCTCTAGTGCTGATGAGCTCGGGGAAGCATCTCCAGTCTGATACGCTAACCACCCTAGGCGTTGTATTGAGTTTAATTCTAGTTTATATTACTAAAGTGTATTGGCTAGATGCCGTAGTAGCTTTATTTTTTGGAGGATACATTATTGTCGTGGGGTACAAAATTGTAAGAAAAGCCCTAAGCGGCATTATGGACGAAAAAGACGAAGCCCTACTCTCCGAAATTGTAAAAGTATTGCAAGATTTCCGTCGCAACGAATGGATAGATATACATAATGTAAAGGTGCAACAGTTTGGAGCTCATCTGCATATAGATGCCCATATTACACTCCCCTACTACTACACCCTAAGAGAAGCTCACCAAGAAATGGAAAAAGCCATAAAACTACTCTTAGCACACACGGAACGGACGGTAGAGTTTAGCTTCCATATGGACGATTGCAAGCCTTTCTCCTGCGAAATTTGCCAGTTAGATTGTCCATTTCGTTCGGCTCCTTTTCAAAAACAAATCCATTGGGATATACACACCACTACACAAGTAGAGAAGCATCAACTAAGCCAAAAGTAA
- the uvrC gene encoding excinuclease ABC subunit UvrC, with product MNETLELQLKTLPKEPGVYRYYDEAGQLLYVGKAKNLKNRVLSYFNKSQVGYKTKIMVKKIHRLEITIVPSEYDALLLENNLIKEHQPFYNIMMKDDKSFPWLCIKNEPFPRLFLTRKRIKDGSEYYGPYAKVKPAKVLLETIKNLYKIRTCTLNLSEDRIEKANYKVCLEYHIKNCEGPCEGLESEEDYEKKINAVRGIIKGDFRLAKAYLEEEMLKHASNLEFEKAQMVKEKLAFLEDYQVKHTVVNPSIDDVDVFGMVSDETAAYINYFKIRNGNIVQSYTSEFRKKLEESDEEILEEAVVAIRDKFLSESKEILLPFHLGTEIPQVKLIVPKVGDKKRIVELSEKNAREYRLEKLKQIQIVDPDRHTNRIMSEMKTLLRLPEEPRHIEGFDNSNIQGTNPVSACVVFKDGKPSKKDYRIFHIKTVEGPNDFASMEEVIYRRYKRYLDEGESLPQLILIDGGKGQLSSAVKSLKKLDLYGKISIIGIAKRLEELFFPNDPIPLYLDKTSETLKVLQRVRDEAHRFGVKHHRTRRTNSTIKSELEEIPGVGAKSIELLLSKLKSVKRIKEASQETLEEILGKSKGSIVWQYFNG from the coding sequence GTGAATGAAACTTTAGAACTTCAGCTAAAAACTTTACCAAAAGAACCTGGCGTTTACCGTTATTATGACGAAGCGGGGCAACTGCTCTATGTAGGGAAAGCCAAAAACCTTAAAAATAGGGTGTTATCTTACTTCAATAAAAGTCAAGTAGGTTATAAGACCAAAATTATGGTTAAAAAAATCCACCGCTTGGAAATTACCATAGTTCCTAGTGAATACGACGCCCTCCTTTTAGAAAACAACCTCATCAAGGAACATCAGCCTTTCTACAATATTATGATGAAAGACGACAAAAGTTTCCCTTGGTTGTGCATCAAAAATGAACCTTTCCCTAGACTATTTCTTACCAGAAAACGCATTAAAGATGGCTCCGAATATTATGGTCCTTACGCTAAAGTAAAACCTGCCAAGGTACTTTTAGAAACCATTAAAAATCTCTATAAAATCAGGACTTGTACGCTTAATCTTTCTGAAGATAGAATAGAGAAAGCCAATTATAAAGTCTGTCTAGAATACCACATTAAGAACTGCGAAGGTCCTTGTGAAGGTTTGGAAAGCGAGGAAGATTACGAAAAGAAAATCAATGCTGTAAGAGGAATTATAAAAGGAGATTTCCGTTTGGCAAAAGCCTACTTAGAAGAGGAGATGCTAAAACACGCCTCCAATCTAGAGTTTGAAAAAGCTCAAATGGTAAAGGAAAAGTTGGCGTTTTTGGAAGATTATCAGGTTAAACATACCGTGGTTAATCCTAGTATAGACGATGTAGATGTCTTTGGTATGGTAAGCGATGAAACGGCAGCTTACATCAATTATTTTAAAATCAGAAATGGAAATATCGTTCAAAGTTATACTTCCGAATTCAGAAAAAAACTAGAAGAAAGCGACGAAGAAATACTAGAAGAAGCTGTAGTTGCAATTAGAGATAAATTTCTGTCTGAATCTAAGGAAATATTACTACCATTCCATTTAGGCACCGAAATTCCTCAAGTGAAACTCATCGTTCCAAAAGTGGGCGACAAAAAGAGAATTGTAGAACTCTCCGAAAAAAATGCGAGAGAATATCGTCTAGAAAAACTAAAGCAAATCCAAATTGTAGACCCTGACCGCCATACCAATCGTATTATGTCAGAAATGAAAACACTTCTTAGGCTTCCAGAGGAGCCAAGACACATTGAGGGGTTTGACAATTCTAATATCCAAGGGACTAACCCAGTATCTGCCTGTGTTGTCTTTAAAGACGGCAAACCAAGCAAGAAGGATTATCGTATTTTCCATATCAAAACCGTAGAAGGTCCTAACGACTTCGCTTCTATGGAAGAAGTGATTTACCGAAGATATAAAAGATATTTGGATGAGGGTGAGTCTCTACCTCAACTGATTTTGATAGACGGCGGTAAGGGGCAGCTAAGCTCTGCCGTTAAAAGTTTAAAAAAGTTAGATTTATATGGTAAAATCTCCATCATAGGTATTGCCAAAAGGTTGGAAGAGCTATTTTTCCCTAACGACCCTATTCCTTTATATTTAGACAAAACTTCGGAAACACTTAAAGTCTTACAAAGAGTGAGAGACGAAGCCCACCGTTTCGGAGTAAAGCACCACCGCACTAGAAGGACCAACAGCACCATAAAATCAGAATTAGAAGAAATCCCAGGCGTTGGAGCTAAATCCATAGAGCTATTGCTAAGTAAACTAAAATCGGTAAAGCGTATTAAAGAAGCCTCACAGGAAACTTTAGAGGAAATTTTGGGCAAGTCTAAAGGCAGTATAGTATGGCAGTATTTTAATGGATAA